TTAAGTATTCATTATTTTTATACTTTACAAGGAAAATAGCCTTATCTCTGGCTAGAGGAACCTGTTCAACAATTTTAATCTGTTTTTCTTGATTTATAAAATGGTTCCTCTTTGCCCAATAAACAGTAGCATACTTTGCTCCAAATAATATCGCAATAAAAATGCCTAGAGAAACTATTATCCTTAGTATCTCCAAAAACAAATCCATTATCCTATTACTTTTCTAACAGCTTCTATGATTCTATCAGCTTG
This is a stretch of genomic DNA from Acetoanaerobium sticklandii. It encodes these proteins:
- a CDS encoding flagellar biosynthetic protein FliO, coding for MDLFLEILRIIVSLGIFIAILFGAKYATVYWAKRNHFINQEKQIKIVEQVPLARDKAIFLVKYKNNEYLIATTQQNVEIIDRIKTEEMDNYGN